ATCCTGGTTTCGAAGATGGGGATTAAGGGAATAAAATATTGATAATCTTTCAACAAATGTTGTCTCCGAATCCGGATACATCGAAAAAAGGGATTCTATCGTATCGCCTTGGATCGTCGTTACATGTATGGTTTTCAGTGTCGTCTCTGTACAAGGCTGTTCATTCCCGAAAAACGCTGCAAGAGGGATTGTCCCATCCCCCAAGTCGATTCGGATAATATGAAAGGTAAGAAACAGAATTACAGCTACGAATAAAGTGCGCATGAACATTCCCCCTTCCCACACGATATGTGTGGAACTTGGAAAGTATTCACTTGGCTGCTTTTGGATAAAACTTGAGGGCCATAATTAAATAACCGATATGGATTACTGACGAGAAGATGATGCCGGAAGTTTCCCAAATCTGAAAGAAATCCAGAAAAATCGTCAGCAATAAAGGGACGGTTATGGCGATGGCAGCAGTCCGCCAAACAAAACGATATTCCACACGCCTTTTCATCAACTTGCCAATCCATATTCCGATGGCAGCAAAGATGCTAATTCGGACAAAAACGTAGAATGTCGCGATGACAAATTGGAAAATGAAGGCCATCGGATAAATGAGCCCACCAATCGTTTCACTATACTCGTTCAACTCAGGGGAGGCTTCGAACAAGTCTGTATCACCCACTGAGAATCGAGTGAATGAAATTAGTGTCATCAGCAATATGAAAAGGAATGCATATCGGATAACCCGGCCGATTGGAAGCAGCCGGAATGCCGCTAGTTTTTTAGGTTCATGGAACGCTGCCAGAAATAATTGATGGAACTTCAAAGTGGGACCTCCTTTACCTTACTGATAGTCTATCATGTCTCATGATGCGAAGTGCCAATTCCAAATTCGACAGAAGTATGACTTTTTTAGGCTGAATTGTTAAGGGAATGTAAAGATTTGTCCGCCGCTATTTACAATTCGTTAACAAAGTCAACATAATAGGTATGCTAAAAGATAATGCATGATGGAGGTATACAATGTAATGGAAGTGAATTGGCAAGAAGTACTCTTTCAATTTATAGGAGGTCTTGGGATCTTCCTATTCTCCATAAAGTATATGGGTGATGGGTTGCAAAAAGCAGCAGGGGACAGGCTGCGCAGTATATTGGATAGGTTTACGACAAATCCGTTCATGGGTGTCCTCGTCGGAATTATCGTAACCGTGCTTATCCAGTCGAGCTCCGGAACGACTGTCATTACGGTCGGATTGGTCAGTGCCGGCTTCATGACCCTTCGCCAGGCAATCGGTGTCATTATGGGGGCAAATATCGGAACGACGATTACGGCATTCATAATTGGCCTAGATGTAGGTGCATACGCATTGCCGATCATGGCGCTCGGTGCAGTCCTTATTTTCTTCTTTAAAAAGAACTCGATTAAGAACGTGGGAGAAGTAGTCTTCGGCTTCGGAGGTTTATTCTTAGGATTGGAACTGATGAGTGCCGGTATGAAACCGCTTAGGTCACTTTCTGTCTTCCATGATTTCACAGTTTCGATGGCTGACCATCCAGTGCTCGGAGTCGTGGCAGGAACTGTTTTTACACTTATTGTCCAGAGCTCGAGTGCAACTGTTGGGATATTGCAAGGATTGTATGCGGAGAACCTTGTTTCGCTACAAGCAGCTTTACCGATCCTTTTCGGGGATAATATCGGAACGACGATTACAGCAGTTCTGGCGTCGATCGGCGCATCTGTTGCGGCGAGAAGAGCGGCAGCGACACATGTCCTCTTCAACGTTGTCGGTTCAGTCATTTTCTTAATTCTGCTATATCCGTTCACGCTCTATGTCGAATGGATTTCCGAACTACTTGATTTAGAGAGTAAAATGCAGATTGCATTCGCCCACGGTACTTTCAACGTGTTGAATACCGTTATCCAATTTCCTCTAATTGGCGCTTGGGCATTACTTGTGACGAAAGTCATTCCAGGCAAGGACGTTACAATTGAGTATAGACCGAAACATTTGGACCCGAACTTTATCAACCAGTCACCTTCAGTCGCAATTGGACAAGCGAAGGAAGAAATTATTAGGATGGGTGATTTCGCAGTCCAAGGAATGGAAGAAACGTATGAGTATTTGAAGACAAGCAACAAGAGACATGCTGAAACGGCATACCAGATTGAAGATGCCATCAATAACCTAGACAGAAAGATCACGGATTATCTTGTAGATATTTCTGCGGTCAACATTTCACCGGTCGAATCCGCAAGACACGTCATGCTGATGGATACGGTTCGGGATATCGAACGAATCGGGGACCATTTCGAGAACATTATCGAATTGATCGATTTCCGGGAAGTGAATCGTGTGAAATTGACGGAGGATGCGATGGGAGATTTGACGGAAATGTTCACGTTGACAATCGCCACTGTTGATAAGGCTGTCCGTTCACTCGATATGAATGATATTGAATTGGCAAAAGAAGTTGCTGAGCAAGAGGCCTTAATCGATAAGATGGAGCGCAAATTCAGGAAAAACCATATTATCCGTCTGAATGAGGGTCATTGTTCTGCACAAGCGGGAATGGTCTTTGTCGATATCGTCTCTAATCTGGAACGAATCGGTGATCATGCCGTAAACATTGCAGAAGCCATTTTAGGCAAACGTGGGTAATTAGTAAGGACTAAGGAGGGGAATGGTATGGAAATCATTGGTTGGATTGCAGCGATACTCATGTTCATCGTTGCCTTCATCGGATTATTCTATCCAATCATCCCTTCCGTCTTTTTTATCGTGGGCGGATTTCTGTTATATGGATTGTTTGCCTCCTTTGATGAGATGGGTTGGTTATTTTGGGTGATTCAAACGTTATTTGTCATTTTACTGTTTGGTGCTGATACGCTCGCGAATATTGTCGGGGTCAAGAAGTTTGGCGGATCGAAGGCGGGGATGTGGGGAAGCACGATTGGTCTGCTTATAGGTCCTTTCGTCATTCCAGTTGCGGGTATCCTTATCGGACCTTTCCTTGGTGCATTTCTATCAGAGCTCTTAGTGACGAGGACCGGTGTGAAACAGTCATTGAAGACAGGCGTCGGGTCTATCGTGGGCTTCTTCACTTCAATAGCTGCCAAAGGTGCAGTCATGTTGCTGATGATCGGGATTTTCATACTCTATGTTGTCCGATAGTTCATTTAGATTGAATGAACTTCCTAATTTTGATAATGTTTATAGTGTAGGATAAATTATGTATCAATCGAGGAGGAATGGACAAATGGCTTACAAATTACCAGAACTACCATACGCATACGATGCGCTGGAGCCTCACATCGACAAAGAAACGATGAACATCCATCACACGAAACATCACAATACGTATGTGACGAACGTGAATAATGCATTGGAAGGACATGACGACTTGGCTTCCAAGTCCGTCGAAGAGCTCATTTCCAATTTGGATGCTGTTCCTGAAAACATCCGTACGGCTGTCCGCAATAATGGAGGCGGCCATGCGAACCATACGTTCTTCTGGAAAATCCTTTCACCATCTGGTGGTGGAAATCCAACTGGAGCACTCGCTGAAGCAATCGACAACAAGTTCGGCAGCTTTGAAGCATTCAAAGAGGAATTTGCAAAAGCGGCTGCAACTCGCTTCGGTTCAGGATGGGCTTGGCTCGTATCAAATAACGGCGAGCTAGAGATCATGTCAACGCCTAACCAAGATTCCCCATTGATGGAAGGTAAGACTCCAATTCTAGGGCTGGACGTTTGGGAGCATGCATACTACCTAAACTACCAAAACAGACGCCCTGATTACGTTTCTGCATTCTGGAACGTAGTGAACTGGGACGAAGTCGCTAAAAACTTCGGTAAATAATCCATTTTCATGCAACCAGGCATAGATCCTGTTCGTCAGGATATATGCTTCAGAGTGTAGACAAAGTCGTTTTTGGACTTTGTCTACACTCTTTTTAAGGCAAGTAGCAATGGGCAGGAATTTCCTCAGCCGGATTGAAAACGCTTGCCAAGGAAGGCAACCTAAGAGCGCCACGTCCTGTGGCGACGGTTGCATGACTCGCATCCTGCGAGCCCGCGCGAAGTCGAGTGAAGATGCGAATAGAACTAAAGTTCATGAGCGGACGAGCGAATTATAGAAGGCATCCTAAGGGCGCCGCGTCCTATATGTGCCTTAATTTCTGCTAAGTGCGCAGAAATACGGCAAATCGAACCCTTCGCTGTTCGATTGGCAACGGATGCATGACCTACTTCCTGTAGGCCCCAACAACGGATGCGGGCGTTTGTCAACAGGCTGAAGCATATATCCTGTTCGTCAGGATATATGCTTTTTTATTTTAGAATGCTATAATTCAAATTGGACTAATTAAGTAAGGGGACTACATATGAAAAAGCCGATGCGCAAAGTTGATCAAGCGAAAATCCGACAACGGAAACATATTGCATTCAGGATGAACCTTTTATTCTTCTCCATCTTCATCCTGTTTTCCTTGCTCATTTTCAGACTTGGATACTTGCAGATCGTCAAAGGTGAAGATTATACAAGATTATTGGAAAGAACCGAGGAGATCGCGGTTAACACTAGCGTTCCGCGGGGGAGAATCTATGACCGCACTGGAAAGGTACTCGTAGATAATAAACCAATGAATGCTATCACGTATACGAAAACAACTTCAACCACTTCGAAGGAAATGCTGGAAATCGCTGAAGCCCTATCGGAATTGATTCATCAGGATACGAAAAGAGTCACGATCGGCGATAAGCGCGATTTTTGGATTTTATTGAATCCAGATGAAGCGGCTGCCAAAGTGAGCGATAAAGAGTTGAAGGAAATCGGCAAAGACGGCACCGTTTCCAAACATGACATTCAACGTGAAGTGACCAGATTGACGCGTGAAAGGATTACCGATGAGGAACTGAACTCATTCACGGACCATGAGCTTGAAGTGTTGGCCATTTATCGGGAAATGATGTCTGGATATGCCTACTCTCCCCAGATCATTAAGAGCGGAAATGTTACGGAGGAGGAATTCGCTGCCGTATCGGAGCGGTTGAGTGAATTTGAAGGAGTCGATACGACAACAGATTGGGATCGTGTGAAATTCTCGGACAGTACAATTCTGGGTACGATGACGAGCCAAATTGAAGGAATTCCTCGAAGTCATCTTGATTATTATTTGGCAAGGAATTATTCACGCAATGATCGTATTGGACGAAGCTATTTCGAACAATATTATGAAGAGTTATTGAAAGGCCAGAAAACGATCGTTAAAAACGTGAAAGATCGTACGGGCCGCGTCATCGAAACGAAAACAGTCAGGGAAGGGGAGCCTGGCAAGGATCTCGTTTTATCGATGGATAGTGAATTGCAGGAATCATTGGAGGAGCTACTTGCAGAGAAATTGCTCGAGATGAAGAAAGACCCAAGATCCGGATTGTTGGACAGGGCATTCCTCGTCATGATGGATCCAAATAACGGCGAATTGCTTGCCCTCGTTGGTAAACGATTAGCAAAAGATGAGGATTCGGGAAGATGGGAAGTGCGGGATTACGCCTATGGTACATTTACTTCCGCCTATGAAGCCGGTTCCACTGTCAAAGTGGCGACAGTTTTGGCAGGCTATAGTGAAGGCGTCTTATCAGTCGGGGACAAGAAAATCGACGAACCGATCTACATTGGCGGAACGAATCCTAAGCGGTCACTCTTCAACCAGGGCGGACGAGTGATCGTCAATGACATACAAGCGCTTGGCAGGTCTTCCAACGTTTATATGTTTAAGATTGCCATGTCACTCGGTAACGCTGTGTATAGACCACATAAGGCTCTTCCGATTGACATCGCTGGCTTCGATAGATTGCGAAACGCATACGCATCATTCGGTTTAGGGGTGAAGACAGGAATCGATTTGCCTGGTGAGTATTCAGGAGTCACAGGAACGGAAACGATTTCAGGTAAGTTGCTGGACTTTGCGATTGGACAATTCGACACGTATACTCCATTGCAACTCGCTCAATATGTATCGACAGTAGCGAACGGGGGATACAGGGTCGCCCCAAAAGTGTTGAAAGAGATTAGGGAACCGTCCAAGGACGGTGAAACGCTTGGTGCAATGTTGCAGGAAACGGAAGTGAAAGTCCTCAATCGCATCAACAATACTCAAAAAGAGATTGAGCAAGTTAAAAAAGGAATGCAATACACGTATTACGGACCGAATGGGACCGCACCAAACCTATTCAATGGAGCTTCCTATACGGCTGCGGGGAAAACCGGTACTGCTCAATCGTCCTATTACGGGGACGACAGAAGCAAATATGGGATGGCTTCTGTCAACTTGACGCATGTCGGCTTTGCTCCTGCTGAGAACCCTGAAGTAGCTTTCGCGGTTGTCATTCCATACGCTTCGACAGATCGAGGAAATTACCGTACTCAAGGCAGGGCAATGAGCGAAATCGTCAGGACTTCTTTGGATATCTATTTTGATCTGAAGGAGGAGCGGGCACAAATTAACGTTCCTGAAACGACGAATCCAAAAATAGATCGCCGGTTTGAAAAAGACAAAGAAGAGGACGAGGAATGAGAAAAGCTGCCACGACGCTGAAATGAGCGAAGGGCAGCTATTTTCTTATCTGTTTTTCGAATTTGTAATAATTCGCGCGATTGTGTCGAGGTCCATTGTCGTGTCTACTTCGTGCACGCCGATTTGAATACGTCCCGCTAATCCTTTGTCCATCAAGTATTGCTCCAGCTCCTTCGCGTTACCGATTATCCCGGCCCGCTCAAGTTTGTCAGCAACGGTTGACGAAGTCGAACCGGCTTCGATTGTCAGGATTACTTTGGTGACAGATTTTGATGTTGGCACGCTTTCTGGTTTCGATTCCGTCGCATCATCACTAGAATCTTGTCCGTCAGTTTTCTGCGTCTTTGGAGCGGATAGAGTTTGTGCGACAGCCAATTCTTTCTTCACTTTATCCAATTCGTTTTGGAGCTCGTCCAACTGGGATTTATACTGTCGGGCATTTGTCTGCTCCTCGTCGTTGTGCGTAAAATAAAGGATTCCGCCAGCTAGGATGCAACCTATTCCGACTCCCCTTAATATATCTTTTATCATAAGGAGACACCCCGAGAGTTCAACACGTCAATGACTTCCTCATTAGACAAGGACGAGCGTTTTGCTATTTCAGGAATTGAATAACCTTGTGACTTCAAGGACAGGATCTGATTAATGATGATTTCGTGGACCGGTTTTGCCTTTCGCTGCTGTCCATGAGCGACACGTCCAACTCCGATCATCAATTCCTCTTCAACGGCTTTCATGCGCTTTTTCAATTGGTTCGTCTCCTGATGGAGGCTGATCGAAATGTTTTCAATCTCCTCTTCATTTTTACGGGTGGATTTTCCGACGAAGAATGAAAGGATGATGCATAAAAGACCAATACATAGTAAAATCAATTCAATATCCACTATTGAACAACCTCCGGGAATAAATTACTTTGTTCCCATAATATCATATGCATCTTCTGAATGTAATTTGAAACTTTCTGCTTTACATACCGGTGTGATATGATACAATTGAAAAGTCGTATAAATCATGCTCATATTAATTTATATTGCCAATGAGTGGGAGGGACAACAATGCGCGTAAATATTACACTTGCTTGCACAGAATGTGGAGAGCGTAATTATATTACAAAGAAAAACAAGCGTAACAATCCGGAACGTCTTGAAATGAAAAAATATTGCTCACGTGAAAAGAAACAAACTTTGCACCGTGAAACGAAATAATCGCTCATGCCAAAACTCTTCGCGGGTTTTGGTTTTTTATTTCAGAATGGGGGAATACTTGTATGAGTAAATTATCAAAACGAAAACAGATGATAACGATCATGAAAGATATGAATCATTCTGAACATGCAAGTAAATCGACTAGGATTTTGGAACGACTTTATACATGTGATGAATATGCCTCGGCTCAGACGATCGGGGTTACTGTATCACGTTTTCCTGAAGTGGATACTTATCAATTGATTGAATCTGCATGGCGATCAGGGAAGCGGGTGGCCGTGCCGAAATGCATCCCAGGTACGAGGCAGATGGACTTCAGACTCATTACTTCTCTTGAGGACCTTGAAACGGTTTATATGGATTTAAAGGAACCGATTGTCGGCCGAACGACTTCAATTGATAAAGGACAGATTGACCTTCAAATCGTTCCAGGCGTCATATTTTCGAATGAAGGGTACAGGATCGGTTTTGGAGGTGGGTACTACGACCGCTATTTGACTGACTATAATGGCGACCGTGTGTCCTTGGCGTTTGACAACCAGATTTCTCAAGAAGTGCCCATTGAAAAACATGATATTCCAGTGAATAAGATTATTACTGAATTTCGAGTGATACAATGCCGGATATTACGTGATGCGAAATGACTGATTTCTTCGATGTTCTGCAACTTCTTAAACGTTTCGGCATTTTTATATATACAGGGGAACAAAAAACAGATATCGAAATGATGATGTCTGAAGTGAAAGAGCTTTACGATAATGGCTTGATTATGAAAGAGGATTACATGCCAGCACTGTTAATATTGAAAAAGGAATTGAGGAAGAGGTCCGAATAAAACCCATCCCAGAACAATTCCCTTCCGATTTTTTAGTTAAAAATGAAACTTTTTTATGTCTCGTTCGTCTATTATATGTAGTGCATGTACAAATGATAGGGTAAACTTATAAATAGAGGCTTCAACATGAAAGGAAGATTAAGAATGAAAAGAGTAACTTGGCCCAAGCATTCCGTACTCGTCATTGCAATTATTGCAACATGGCTAACAACGTATGTGGGCTATATCACTAGCTTTAATATGAAGATCGATAATGTGATGCAGGAATTCATTCTGTTCATGAACCCACTCAGTTTTCTATTATTCATATACGGTTTGGCCTTATTCATGAAGAGTGCAAAACGGCGCAACATCTATATATTTTCAATCAGTTTGATAACGTCAATTATCATGTTCAGTAACGCAGTATTTTATCGATTTTTTAATGATTTCATCACTTTGCCGGTATTATTCCAGACGAGCAATTTCGGCGATTTATCGTCTTCCATCGGAGCGAACGTGCATCCGTGGGACATATTCTTTTTCACTGATGTAATCATTATTGCATTGGCTATGAAATTCATCCCTGCATCTGAAAGTGCCCTTAGCCATAGAAGCATTGGACGCAAGCTCTATTTCGTAGTGGCTGCA
The genomic region above belongs to Sporosarcina sp. Marseille-Q4943 and contains:
- a CDS encoding tail protein X; protein product: MRTLFVAVILFLTFHIIRIDLGDGTIPLAAFFGNEQPCTETTLKTIHVTTIQGDTIESLFSMYPDSETTFVERLSIFYSLNPHLRNQDLIGGLSIQLPLSNIGQDNCN
- a CDS encoding DUF1189 family protein, which gives rise to MKFHQLFLAAFHEPKKLAAFRLLPIGRVIRYAFLFILLMTLISFTRFSVGDTDLFEASPELNEYSETIGGLIYPMAFIFQFVIATFYVFVRISIFAAIGIWIGKLMKRRVEYRFVWRTAAIAITVPLLLTIFLDFFQIWETSGIIFSSVIHIGYLIMALKFYPKAAK
- a CDS encoding Na/Pi cotransporter family protein gives rise to the protein MEVNWQEVLFQFIGGLGIFLFSIKYMGDGLQKAAGDRLRSILDRFTTNPFMGVLVGIIVTVLIQSSSGTTVITVGLVSAGFMTLRQAIGVIMGANIGTTITAFIIGLDVGAYALPIMALGAVLIFFFKKNSIKNVGEVVFGFGGLFLGLELMSAGMKPLRSLSVFHDFTVSMADHPVLGVVAGTVFTLIVQSSSATVGILQGLYAENLVSLQAALPILFGDNIGTTITAVLASIGASVAARRAAATHVLFNVVGSVIFLILLYPFTLYVEWISELLDLESKMQIAFAHGTFNVLNTVIQFPLIGAWALLVTKVIPGKDVTIEYRPKHLDPNFINQSPSVAIGQAKEEIIRMGDFAVQGMEETYEYLKTSNKRHAETAYQIEDAINNLDRKITDYLVDISAVNISPVESARHVMLMDTVRDIERIGDHFENIIELIDFREVNRVKLTEDAMGDLTEMFTLTIATVDKAVRSLDMNDIELAKEVAEQEALIDKMERKFRKNHIIRLNEGHCSAQAGMVFVDIVSNLERIGDHAVNIAEAILGKRG
- a CDS encoding DUF456 domain-containing protein — its product is MEIIGWIAAILMFIVAFIGLFYPIIPSVFFIVGGFLLYGLFASFDEMGWLFWVIQTLFVILLFGADTLANIVGVKKFGGSKAGMWGSTIGLLIGPFVIPVAGILIGPFLGAFLSELLVTRTGVKQSLKTGVGSIVGFFTSIAAKGAVMLLMIGIFILYVVR
- the sodA gene encoding superoxide dismutase SodA; translation: MAYKLPELPYAYDALEPHIDKETMNIHHTKHHNTYVTNVNNALEGHDDLASKSVEELISNLDAVPENIRTAVRNNGGGHANHTFFWKILSPSGGGNPTGALAEAIDNKFGSFEAFKEEFAKAAATRFGSGWAWLVSNNGELEIMSTPNQDSPLMEGKTPILGLDVWEHAYYLNYQNRRPDYVSAFWNVVNWDEVAKNFGK
- a CDS encoding penicillin-binding protein 2; its protein translation is MKKPMRKVDQAKIRQRKHIAFRMNLLFFSIFILFSLLIFRLGYLQIVKGEDYTRLLERTEEIAVNTSVPRGRIYDRTGKVLVDNKPMNAITYTKTTSTTSKEMLEIAEALSELIHQDTKRVTIGDKRDFWILLNPDEAAAKVSDKELKEIGKDGTVSKHDIQREVTRLTRERITDEELNSFTDHELEVLAIYREMMSGYAYSPQIIKSGNVTEEEFAAVSERLSEFEGVDTTTDWDRVKFSDSTILGTMTSQIEGIPRSHLDYYLARNYSRNDRIGRSYFEQYYEELLKGQKTIVKNVKDRTGRVIETKTVREGEPGKDLVLSMDSELQESLEELLAEKLLEMKKDPRSGLLDRAFLVMMDPNNGELLALVGKRLAKDEDSGRWEVRDYAYGTFTSAYEAGSTVKVATVLAGYSEGVLSVGDKKIDEPIYIGGTNPKRSLFNQGGRVIVNDIQALGRSSNVYMFKIAMSLGNAVYRPHKALPIDIAGFDRLRNAYASFGLGVKTGIDLPGEYSGVTGTETISGKLLDFAIGQFDTYTPLQLAQYVSTVANGGYRVAPKVLKEIREPSKDGETLGAMLQETEVKVLNRINNTQKEIEQVKKGMQYTYYGPNGTAPNLFNGASYTAAGKTGTAQSSYYGDDRSKYGMASVNLTHVGFAPAENPEVAFAVVIPYASTDRGNYRTQGRAMSEIVRTSLDIYFDLKEERAQINVPETTNPKIDRRFEKDKEEDEE
- a CDS encoding endolytic transglycosylase MltG, whose translation is MIKDILRGVGIGCILAGGILYFTHNDEEQTNARQYKSQLDELQNELDKVKKELAVAQTLSAPKTQKTDGQDSSDDATESKPESVPTSKSVTKVILTIEAGSTSSTVADKLERAGIIGNAKELEQYLMDKGLAGRIQIGVHEVDTTMDLDTIARIITNSKNR
- the rpmG gene encoding 50S ribosomal protein L33, with translation MRVNITLACTECGERNYITKKNKRNNPERLEMKKYCSREKKQTLHRETK
- a CDS encoding 5-formyltetrahydrofolate cyclo-ligase; the protein is MSKLSKRKQMITIMKDMNHSEHASKSTRILERLYTCDEYASAQTIGVTVSRFPEVDTYQLIESAWRSGKRVAVPKCIPGTRQMDFRLITSLEDLETVYMDLKEPIVGRTTSIDKGQIDLQIVPGVIFSNEGYRIGFGGGYYDRYLTDYNGDRVSLAFDNQISQEVPIEKHDIPVNKIITEFRVIQCRILRDAK
- a CDS encoding YqgQ family protein; this translates as MTDFFDVLQLLKRFGIFIYTGEQKTDIEMMMSEVKELYDNGLIMKEDYMPALLILKKELRKRSE